The following proteins are co-located in the Clostridiales bacterium genome:
- a CDS encoding LytR family transcriptional regulator — translation MKTFIKTFIAGLIIFTVILVPIRWGLSLVGETRVFSGTENLMEDMPSLVDPDSPFFEAFKDKKRVNILMLGVNDGMTDTIMLGSYDLDAQHVDVISIPRDTYYPREGAKSAAAKKINAIYNVNKAVGTAAAVSDVLFGMPINYYVVIDYDVVRKVVDSMGGVPMNITFHMHYTDPYDKPPLKIDIAEGYQVLNGDKAVQFLRFRKGNGGYAGYPEGDIGRIKAQQEFVKSAFRQALGLSLPKVAATTLENVDSDLPLSMAAKLAGKAVRLDGEDMQTYMLPGKSGTKDGLSYWFADEDEIENMLMEIYNTVPENPETDGEQENNM, via the coding sequence ATGAAAACTTTTATCAAAACTTTTATAGCAGGATTAATCATATTTACCGTAATCTTAGTCCCCATTCGTTGGGGACTAAGTCTTGTAGGCGAAACCAGGGTATTCAGCGGAACAGAAAACCTCATGGAAGACATGCCCTCCCTGGTGGATCCGGACAGCCCGTTTTTTGAGGCATTTAAAGACAAGAAAAGAGTAAACATCCTGATGCTGGGCGTAAATGACGGAATGACCGACACCATCATGCTGGGAAGCTATGATCTGGACGCACAGCACGTTGACGTAATCTCAATACCGCGTGATACATATTATCCCAGAGAGGGAGCTAAGAGTGCCGCGGCAAAGAAGATCAACGCCATTTACAATGTAAACAAGGCGGTGGGAACTGCGGCAGCGGTCAGTGACGTGCTGTTCGGAATGCCGATCAACTACTATGTTGTCATTGATTATGATGTCGTGCGCAAGGTTGTTGATTCCATGGGCGGAGTGCCTATGAACATTACATTCCACATGCACTACACCGATCCGTACGACAAACCCCCGCTCAAGATTGATATTGCTGAAGGCTATCAGGTTCTTAACGGTGACAAAGCAGTGCAGTTCCTCCGCTTCCGTAAGGGCAACGGCGGATATGCCGGCTATCCTGAAGGAGATATCGGAAGAATCAAAGCACAGCAGGAATTTGTCAAATCAGCATTTCGCCAGGCGCTCGGCCTCAGTCTTCCAAAAGTTGCTGCGACCACGCTGGAAAATGTAGATTCTGATCTGCCTCTTTCAATGGCAGCAAAACTTGCGGGAAAGGCTGTCAGACTGGACGGAGAGGATATGCAAACCTATATGCTTCCTGGAAAGTCAGGGACGAAGGATGGTTTGTCCTATTGGTTCGCCGATGAGGATGAGATCGAAAACATGTTGATGGAAATCTATAATACCGTCCCGGAAAATCCGGAAACAGACGGTGAACAAGAAAATAATATGTAA
- a CDS encoding LytR family transcriptional regulator, translating to MGTEIKNNSNNEANRTGSAGSGNKSNQTSQKNKQVTPALSFVRTFLLAFVVFVLLCIPGMSIFGEVSDYNPFDPEGDDVVLREQFPTIVDENSPFFDAFSDKNRVNILLLGVNGGLTDTIMLASFDTDAKHVDLISVPRDTYYHREGYNSDGENKINAAYRKDPVNTAKAVSEVLLGMPINYYVVVDYNGVAKIVDAMGGVPMDIKFDMKYSDPYDKPPLNINIKKGYQVLDGKTSVQFLRYRKGYLEGDIGRVKAQQEFMKSAFKQSIGFDLPKIAKTVFENVKSDINLGTATKLAKNAMGISAEDIETYMIPATPLPDPPFYVIPNAEGIAEMINKIYSIEPKTTTEAAITQ from the coding sequence ATGGGAACAGAGATTAAAAATAACAGCAACAACGAGGCAAATAGGACCGGGAGCGCAGGCTCAGGGAATAAAAGCAATCAAACAAGTCAAAAAAACAAGCAGGTAACGCCGGCACTGAGCTTTGTCAGAACCTTCTTGCTCGCATTCGTCGTATTTGTATTACTATGTATACCGGGAATGTCAATTTTTGGTGAGGTTTCCGACTACAATCCGTTCGATCCGGAGGGGGACGATGTGGTTCTAAGGGAGCAGTTTCCGACGATCGTAGATGAAAACAGTCCTTTTTTTGATGCCTTTTCAGATAAAAACAGAGTCAACATTCTACTTCTTGGGGTAAATGGTGGGTTGACGGATACGATCATGCTGGCCAGCTTTGATACCGATGCAAAACACGTGGATCTGATCTCTGTGCCGAGGGACACCTATTATCACAGGGAAGGCTACAATAGTGACGGCGAGAACAAGATCAATGCTGCCTACCGAAAGGATCCGGTAAACACCGCCAAAGCAGTCAGTGAAGTTCTTTTGGGAATGCCGATCAACTACTATGTTGTGGTCGATTACAATGGCGTTGCCAAAATCGTAGATGCCATGGGGGGCGTTCCCATGGACATCAAATTCGACATGAAATACAGCGACCCTTATGATAAACCGCCACTGAACATCAATATAAAAAAGGGATATCAAGTCCTGGACGGAAAGACATCGGTTCAATTTCTCAGATATCGAAAAGGATACCTTGAAGGAGATATCGGACGTGTAAAGGCACAGCAAGAGTTTATGAAGTCTGCGTTTAAACAATCCATAGGCTTCGATCTGCCGAAGATCGCAAAGACGGTATTTGAAAATGTGAAATCAGACATCAATCTTGGAACTGCTACTAAATTAGCAAAGAATGCAATGGGAATCTCCGCTGAGGATATTGAAACCTACATGATTCCTGCAACACCGCTTCCTGATCCGCCGTTCTATGTGATACCGAACGCAGAAGGAATTGCGGAAATGATAAACAAGATCTACTCGATCGAACCGAAGACAACTACGGAAGCAGCCATTACGCAGTAG